tcttttcacagctgCTTCATGCTGTCTCTGGCCAGCTAAagctctccagctcctgcataatTTCTTGCATCTCTTGAAAGTTGAACAGACAATGAGCTGGGTTAaatttagagaagaaaaaagctatagcaaaactgaaataaggaacagaaatctgaaaaaaaatgtgcataACTGTTTTTAAGTGGTTGTCCAGCATCACTGTGGAGACAAAGCTGCTCCAAACCAATTTAACTTAAGACTTTTCAGTCTTAGTGCAGTTTTTGGTGCTGTCAGTTGATAACCTGAATGGTGTcacctgctctcctgggagaGGTGTGAggggtctggctgtgcccccaGTCTGTAACACAACTCACTGCTGGGGTTGggagtttctgctgctgctggaattacagctggtggctgcagagtTTTACTGCTGCATTTGGAGCACTTGTTTCTTGTCGTTCTGTCAGCAATTCTCCAAATAACTTTCAAAGGAGTAGTCCTATGAAATCATCTTGCTTTGCTGATGGCAATTGAAATGCTCTTTAGGGCAGCAACTGGGAACTTTTGATGTCCTAAAATCTCATTTGTGTGCTCAGGCGTGTCTTGCCCCTCTGTGTTGCAGGATCTTATGgttctccagcccagctgctgcctgcccaagACAATTCCTCGGCCACCCAACCCATGAGTGGGCACCGGAGCCTCAAGAGGCGATGTGGGGAGTTGCATCTGGAGGGCCCCGCGGGCTGCGGCCACGGCCCCAGCGCTGCCTGCGTGCTCAGCAAGCTGGTGCAGCTGCCCACGCCGCCCCTGTCCAAGCACCAGCTCAAACGGTTAGAGGAGCACAAGTACCAGAGTGCCGGACGCTCCCTGCTTGAGCCCCTCATGCAGGGCTACTGGGAATGGTTAGTTGGAAGAGTTCCAGCCTGGATTGCCCCCAACCTGATCACCATCATCGGACtgttaataaatatatttacaacTCTGCTATTAGTATGTTACTGCCCAACAGCTACAGAACAGGTGAGTTATGGACTCCTGGCACTCTTTCGTTTTGGTTGCTGTCACTGGTTTTGGATGGGTTGTCGCTTTGGGGAGAGCTGGTTCTTGCTGTTCAGCCCACAGTCCTTGTCACCTGTTCTCTGTAAATGTTTGTGCCTCTCTGTGATGCTGGCATGCAGAGAGAGCATGTGTGGATGCTGGAGTGAGCCAGCAGTTCCTGGGGCCAACGCACCCATATGGAGCAGGATCTGACACTGAAGCAGCCATGAGGGGCCTGCTGCAcaaagctcagccctgccaggagctggagcagtggctctgcagctgcctggcctGCGTGGCAGGAGGAGTTGGTACCTGTTTACTTTCTGTGACCAGAGCAGGGCAACTCCCCCTCAGCTCAGGGATCAGAGTTGCCACACGAGCTGGGTGGGTTGGACATGCTGGGGCTGCACCAGAGCCAAGGCACTGAGCTCTAGAGTAGTGCCACTTAAGATATCAAAGCTGGTGTGACCAAACCCAGCTTAGTGagccacagggacaccttcctggGCCCCACAGGTTCTGTGTCCTGGCAGCTCAGTCAGGACTTTGGCACAGCGTGGTGGAGATGTGTtcctgagctgtggctgtgctgtgagaagGCCAGATAAAAGTCAGTGGTTTTATTCTTTGTTCTGAATGCTCTAAAAGCGCCTCACTTGCCCTGAGCAGAACTGTTTTCACCTGATTTCAGGGATACAAAAGTCTTTTTGAGGCATTTCAACTTCCCTCTATCACCACTTACCTCATAAGGCACTTGAATAATCATTTTTGTGCACTGGAAGAGTTTTCACTTGAATGTTGAATcttaaaagctgcttttatgTGTGTGCACTGAGAAAGGGAGTTATTTGGTGTAGAAATGTGTTACATACCACATGGCTGGGAATGTCTCAAGAGTTCCAGCTTTTAAAACACCTGAACTCCTTCCTAACCAAGTCTCCCAGCTGAGGTTGGGAATCCAGCAGGGCACAGTTTGTTCCCCACCAGTCTCCATAATCTCATGTAGTAATCAGCACTGCATCCCTGCTCCACGTATGACATGGGAAAGGGATGTTTGCCTCTCCTAGAAATCTGTTGAAATAGATTGTTTCACAATAATCTGTGGAATTTGGCAGGTGTAAAATAAACAGTGACTATTCAGTTTGAGCAGGGAATacttggagcagctccttccttttccaggctgtggCATTGTGGTGTGTGTTGGTTTAACTTGTGTTTACTTCTGAGCAGGGTTACGTGGGGGCTCAGACTCTGAAATCTGGTCTGATAGAGAGACTTCAGCTCTCAGGAACCCAGAGCTGGTTTGGGTCACTAAACCAGAGCAGAACTTAGAATTTGGAGAAGAGTTGTATCTTGGTTGGTAACTAAACTTCTGAAGTGCCCAGGAAGCTGCACTCAAAGCATCAGAAATTCAGTGTTAGCTGAAGGCTGCTGTATGAAAGCACTGTTTGGTGTTTAACAGTTTGAGAAGTACTTTGTGTGAGgtgaatgagatttttttttcctcacttgaACTGAAAAATAACTTAGTGCTGAGGCAGCTTTGGCCTGATTTGATTTGCCACATGGCACAGCATGACCAGGGAGGTGCTTTTTAAGTGTcaaggagctgtgtggggaaGAAAATGGGGCTCTGAAACTCCAGGAGCAgaatttctcctccttcccccaaaCCACTATTGATTTCTGATGTAAATTTTCTCCTCCTTGTAGCTCAGCCttagttctgcttttttttcaagAGTGACTCCTCCCTTCCTGTTGCTGAAAGGTGCAGCCAGGGCAGTTGGCTGTCACTCAGGGCCTCGTGCAACCAGAGAGTAAAGGAGATGCAAATACTTCCTGCTTAGCTGGGAGGACCCAGCTAGAAAAGTGCTGACTGATGGAATGGTAcctgagttaaaaaaaaaaaaaggaaaaattacctGGATAAGGAAAGAGCTGTGAAATCTTACTTGGATATAAATAGGTCTAACTGGAAACACCTACACTGCTCATGAAAGGAGCTTTTAAGAAAGGAGAGCCAGCAGATTGATTTTTAAGTTTATAGAGAAACCTTCAGGGTGATGCTATTTAACTTAAATGTGGCAGATAAAATCTGTACGTGAGGGATAAAAATGAGAGGGAGTTGTGTGGCATCAGAACCTTGGCTAAATGTGGTGCTCTGCTCTTGGGTGACACATTTCCCCTTTCTCACCTTGTGCTGTCTGTACAGACAGTACTGAAAGcacatcacagcagcagcttttggggCAGAACGAACTGTTTTGGTAAATGGCAGGAGCAATGCAAATTGCTCCTAGAAGGAAATACATTTAAGTTGATGTGCTACAAATTAGTCATGGTTGTGTTGGCCAAAACCAACTGGACTTCAGGGCTTTATGAGAGGCAGGTCAGCTTGATTAAGCTGTATTTGGTTTTTCTTGGTGTGGTCTGTAAAATAAAGGTGCTTGTAAATGCTCACTTCTGTGGAGTGTGTCAAATGTGAAGATTACAAAATAGCCAATAATATCTGATTTATGGATGTGTAAATGGAGATGGAGTAATGGCAACTCCCTGGCTTTTGTGTTCTTAATGGTTTATGCTTCAGAAAGCATAAAAAAGCCTGGATTGTAATCTTtgctccagcagggctttgACATTGTTTGTGTTTCTGTCAGAGTAGAAATCGTTTTCATGGATGTGACCATTAAAGGTTCTTAAATGTAGATTTGGCAAAGCTGCTGGTGCCTCGTACTGGAGGGGACGCTTGGTGgtggaggggctgtgctgcagagctccagaaatGTACTTGGACTCAAAGTCTGGGCACTGGTAGTGACACAGCTCTCAAATGGTGCTGGACTGGTGAAGATGAACACTGTTGAAGTGTTTGTGACAAAGTTGGGGGCTGAAAGTTCCCAAGTTTCTGAAATCACAATGACAACTTGCATATATTTAACGAGAACTTTGTTACGCACCGCTTTGCAAATGTAGTATTACAATTTTTCCAGCTGTACAGTGCAACTTCCTACTTCAGAGCAGGGGCTGTAGCTATTAATCTGTCACTGGTTTATTTACATTCCACATGTAACAACCATTCTGTCTGTCCTTGCAAGGACCAGATGCTGAAAGGTCCCTGGGTGAGGAGGACATATGTGCAAAGGGAAAACTGTTTTGTCAGGCTGTGGGACAGCTGCAGGCTTTCTCTTTCTTAAAGAGaattttatctattttaaaCCTTATTGTGATTGCCTTTCTCTCTTAGGCACCTCCCTGGGCATACATTGCTTGTGCTTGTGGCCTTTTCATCTACCAGTCCCTGGATGCTATAGATGGAAAACAAGCAAGAAGGACAAACAGCAGCACTCCGTTAGGAGAGCTTTTTGATCATGGCTGTGATTCATTGTCCACAGGTATTGTTGTCATTTTTAATTGAAGTAGGAGGATTAAATTGCTCTGTTTCAGGGATCAAATCTGCAATACaataaaaaaagcttctttACTGAAGAAAGGACAACTGATAGTGTTGAATGTATCAATTTCAACCAAGAAAGTCACCTTTCTTTCCATAGAACAGTGCTCTGGATCAGCTGAATGTCTTCTCTTGTATTAcattgaaaacaaaactaagcATGTGACTAATTCAACCTGAGCCAGCACTTCTAGATGATGCTTTAGCAGAGTCTTGGTTCTAAGGTATTTTCTGTAAGAAATTGTCATAACACTCTGGCTATATTATTTCATATTGACTTGATACAGAGTGATACCAAGACAGGTCTAAGCCTAAGCAGTGGGACTCTACAAGTCAGAGTTTAGGATTCGAATCATCTAGGTAATTTCCTGGGTAGGTGGAGTTCATTGAGCCAGTCTGAAGTTTAACCCCATTGCAAAAAACTtgtaaaatcatagaatatcttGAGTTGGAAGGATCCCACAAGATGGAGTCCAACTCTTGATTGGATGTTTTGGGTTCCTTAAATTCTAAAGGTCTTGGGCTTTAAATTTTATGAATTCTTTATCAGAGTTGTATATGGAAAGGGTGGAGGGGAAAGCTTAGATATGTTACTCATCCTGAATGTATCCAGACCTTTGATTTTCTTAATGCCATCAGAGAAATTCAGAAGACAGGGAAAAATGTCTGGCAAACGCaggagaaaaccccaaaacttgttgcaggctgcagctgcagaaattaCTCAAGTCCCTTAATGACATTAGGCATCACAGGGAATAAAAATGTAGGAGACTTAGAAACCCTTAATATTGATGACTTCTAATAGCTGATATGGATTGAAATCTGTGTTGTGCTGCCTGTATATTTTTAAGTGGAAGCGTTAATCTCTTATGCCTGTGAAATAGCCATGCCAGGATAACCTTCCCACTGTCCCTCCTCTGGGCCCTGTTGTTAGCTTTGCTTCTGGTGAGGATGCTTACACACATCCACCCTTTTCACTCTGTGACTGATTTTCTCCTGCAGTCTTTGTGGTTTTGGGAACTTGTattgctgtgcagctgggcaCCAACCCTGACTGGAtgttcttttgttgttttgctggGACGTTCATGTTTTACTGCGCGCACTGGCAGACGTACGTCTCGGGGACGCTGCGCTTTGGCATGTAAGTACCTGGctgagagaaagggaaaggcacCCTGTTCTCCTGAATTGCACCTTGTGTGGCCATAGTGCAACTTCTCAGAGCAGTAGCAAATTGTTTTTATCCACAGTGACACCCTTAGAGCTTTTGGCAGGTGTTGGATCTGTAATTAATAGTGAACGTCCCTTAGCTTGTGTTTGGAGTGGTAGAAATATAATTTTGGCCTGTTAGTTAATTAGAGCTTTTGTTGTGATGTAAAGCTAAATAAGTAATGGAAAGTACCTGCTGTTTTATCCTAAGACTGGAATGCTTTGGTCAGATGGTGGCAGTCTGGCTTTAGCATTCATTAAACTCTGTCTTGATACTGCTTGATTGTGATGTGCAGTTATTCGTTAATATTAACCATAACCCTTAAAATATACTGTAGTAATTGCCCTTGTGCCTCCAATTTAGAGTTCAGAATCCCTTTTAGTTAGTGCAGATCATGGTTCTGTCAATAAATGGAACCAAAATTGCAATACCAAGAAGGTCAGGAGCAGAAATCCTGTTTCCTGCTGGATGAGGCTGGGTGGGAGGTGCAACACAAGGGCTTGGTGAGCTGTGGGATTCTCTAACCTTAATAAGGAAATAGATGTATTCTATGTTGAGAATTTATTCTGTGTTCATGTTCACAGAGTaaacaaacacatttcaaataaatgtactggagaaattttttttttgcatctggAAACTGAAGTTTGCCCTTAGTTTGTGGGATTTTGAAACAATTCTAGAACAACTACATACAGATGTCTACTAGACTGTTATTTATGGTCTATAATTGCTAGTCTATAGGCTAAAACAGTATAAATGTGAATCTCTTGTATATGACAGCTTTTATTGGCAGGATACTGTTTCAATAATGCGGATGCTCTTGAGAAACTTATGTGTTTCTGCTCAAAAATTTAAGATGTTGGATCAGTTTTAAATGTGTattagaggaagaaaagaagaatatcTAGGCTTCTGTTCCAACTCTGGCTACACTAAAGCATATTGACTGAAACTATCCCATTCTGGTActtaaatctttaaaataagACATGTGGCTCAAATACTTTCCTGTTTTAGGAGTCTCACTTGCGTGCTGTACCAGAAGTCTGAATGCTTTTAGCTTCCTTCAAACTTTACAGGGCCCTGATAATCAAAGATTTCTGGATATTGATCAAAGAACACAAAAGCCTGACCTTGACATCTGCTTGACTTTACAGATGGAAGTATCAGCCTccccaaactgctgctgtgctgcagagaagtGTTTGGGTCAATGCTGGTGTTGACTGGGACATTACTTTGTGAGGAGTCTGTATTTTGGAGGCATTTTTcagcaaatttcatttttctgcctgGCCTTATAATAATATAAGAATATGGTGACCATTAATATGTAGCTAATTCATATAAGGCAATAAGCACCTAAATGTGTGTATCATTAATTTAGATAACACAGCACTGTGTAGTAAACATATTTGTTCCTTCTTTTGCCCTCTGTAACAAGGTTAATAGACTGTCATAAGCTGATGTTCATTTTAATGCCTAAACCATGAGACTATTTATCCAGTTAACAGATTCTCACTGACACTTTTTTATGAAGCTTTCATTTCACTAatctaaaactgaaaaatggtattttatCAACTCTTTCAGATTCACTGCAGTACACACACTTAGGTATCCTTAATCCTGAATAAGTGGGCTCAGAGACAGCTGTTGAAAGGAGCCAAAAAGATCCTTGTGCACAGGAGCTTTTTCCTGTCTGTATCTCATGTTGTGACTCTCAGAGAGAGGGTGTGGTAGTGATGTTTTAGGGAATGTGACAGTGTTTTTGACTTGCCTGAATTCCGAAGCAGCAGGAAAGAGTAGACAGCTGGTTATCACTTACTCTATTTGTGGTATGTCCAAGAAATTGTATTTCAGTGCAGAGAGAGCTCGATAATGAAATGGcttggagaagagcagagggTGCTAAAGGGAGAGATTGTATTTCCCTCCTTCCACACAGGCCTAAACTGTTGGGTTATAGAATCAGCCTGTCTTGCTGGAAAAGtccatcttaaaaaaaaaacagggaaattaGTGTGTCAGACAAAGTGTGTGCTCGTGGAACAGTGTGTGGTTTGTGTATGGGGAAGggactgcagctccaggagcagctgagggagctgggaaaggggctgagcctggagaaacggaggctcaggggggaccttctggctctgcacaactcctgacaggagggggcagCCTGGAcagggtcaggctctgctcccagggatcaAAGGACAGGAcgagaggaaatggcctcaagctgcaccagggaagggtcaggttggacatcaggaggaatttcttcctagggaggggtggtcaggcattggaaggggctgcccagggaggtctggagtccccatccctgcccaagGAACAACTGGATGtggtgctcagggctggtgacaaggtggggatcagtcaggctgggcttgatgatcctggagggcttttccaaccttaacaattccatgattctctttGGTGTCACTGTGCCAACCTTGGCAAGTCCCtgaagctgagcagagcctgtcaGATTGCAGGGCAAGATCAGTTCCCctgagggaggaggaaatgggaTCCATTCTGTGAGGTTCCTACAGATTCTGCAGGTGGAGAAGAAAACTTTGTTCAGTTGGGCCCAATTACTGAATCCATCAGCTGTGTAGGTTCTTTGTCTTCTGCCTGACAGCTGTGGGGGATGTCCCTGTGCTACTCCAGGATTTAGAATAATCAGTTGAGTCAATAAAGTTCTATGATCTGTCTCCATCTTCAATTGATCACATAATTCCATTAATTATGATCCTGGCAACCACCACTCTTCAAAAAGCAATTGGTGTTGATTGAACAGCTCAAATAGCTAGAGGTCAGTATTGCTTAAAAATTCCCCAGCAGGAAGCAGGAAGTGTCTCAAGGCAAGTAGGGCAGGCTCCAGGAAAGTCACTGTAATAATATCAGCAgtgcaaaggcagcagggagcagcagggatagAGTTAAATGCAGAAGTTTTAAGTAAAACACCTGATCTGGGAATGATCTTATGGAAAAACAGGAATACTCAGCacatttgaaaaagagaaaggggatTTTGAATGGCAGAGAGACTTAGTATTGAAGCAGCCCAAATAATGACTTTGTTCTCCTGACCTGGTTTCCAGCCCAGGAACTGGTTTGTCTGGTTGTGgatttgctgtgctgcagcagaggatgaGCTGAGTCATGTAttggggcagctgtgccatcACGGGGCTCCTCTGCTTTGGAAACAgagaattttttcctgcataTCCCAAAAATCAAACTGCCAAGCTGCAATGGACTTCCGTGTGTCCTTGTGGAAGCAGATGAGAGGTGCTTCAGGAGCATGCTGCAGAAAACAGATCATTACGGAGTACAAATCCTGAAAGGATTTTTCCGATGTTATCTGGAGCCCAGGTGTGATCACCTGGTTCTTCCCTAATCCAGGGTTTTCTCACTTGGATTCAGTAGTGGTCCTGGTCCCTGCAGGAAGTGCAGGAGGAGAAGCAAGTGTGTGTAGGCTCAGGATGTTCCAGCTGCAAGGTCAGAGCACAGCCTGACTGCAGGGGCTGTCCCACATGCAGGGGCTATCTGTCCCTGTCAGAGCTGGATTCTGAAGCACagctcagaatcacagaaccatggaattgGTTTGAAtgggaagggacattaaagctcatccatttccaccccctgccatgggctgggacaccttccactagcccaggttgctctaagccctgtccaacctggccttggacacttccaggcatggggcagccgcagcttctctgggcattctgtgccagggcctcaccatcctcacagggaagaatttcttctcaatatgccatccaaccctgccctttggcagtgggaagccattcccccttgtccaaCCTGGATATACTCTTGAGAGACATGAGACACAAACTGCTCAGATAAAGTCCTGGTGCATTTGTTCATGATGGAagtgctggaggtgctgaaTCATATTGAAAAAACCCAGTGGGCACTGAACACTCAAGGGTCCATCCAGAGACATGAGGGCTGTACCATGGTCTCCAGCATTTCTTCTACAAGTTACtgcattttctggtttattacaaccttttttaatgaaaataccATAAGTTGTGATGGTAGGAATTATAGCTGTGTATATATGTGGGTAAATATAGACGCAATGAGATGGAAATTAGTTTCCAAGGAGGCTTCACAAAGGAATATCATAAATATGAGAGGAAGAATCAGTTTTTACCACCTTTCATATAACTGAAAAGTTAAACATGGTTACACTGCTGTTTGAATAATAATCcccagagaaagcaaaataattcaGGCTGCTGAACAAAACAGCCTTTCTTGATGAGAGTTGGAGAATTTGGGGAAACATTCTGATTCAGTGACTCTGGAGCAGCCGTCCAGGCCCAAGAGCCTGTGGGATAATGGGTTGGTTCACCTGAGTC
The genomic region above belongs to Molothrus ater isolate BHLD 08-10-18 breed brown headed cowbird chromosome 25, BPBGC_Mater_1.1, whole genome shotgun sequence and contains:
- the CEPT1 gene encoding choline/ethanolaminephosphotransferase 1 isoform X2; amino-acid sequence: MSGHRSLKRRCGELHLEGPAGCGHGPSAACVLSKLVQLPTPPLSKHQLKRLEEHKYQSAGRSLLEPLMQGYWEWLVGRVPAWIAPNLITIIGLLINIFTTLLLVCYCPTATEQAPPWAYIACACGLFIYQSLDAIDGKQARRTNSSTPLGELFDHGCDSLSTVFVVLGTCIAVQLGTNPDWMFFCCFAGTFMFYCAHWQTYVSGTLRFGIIDVTEVQIFIIIMHLLAVIGGPPFWQSLIPILNIQVKIFPALCTVAGTIFSCTNYFGVIFTGGVGKNGSTIAGTSVLSPFLHIGSVIALAAMIYKKSAVQLFERHPCLYILTFGFVSAKITNKLVVAHMTKSEMYLYDTAFIGPALLFLDQYFNSFIDEYIVLWIALILSLFDLLRYCVSVCNQIAAHLHIHVFRIKGCPTHSNHH
- the CEPT1 gene encoding choline/ethanolaminephosphotransferase 1 isoform X1, with amino-acid sequence MSGHRSLKRRCGELHLEGPAGCGHGPSAACVLSKLVQLPTPPLSKHQLKRLEEHKYQSAGRSLLEPLMQGYWEWLVGRVPAWIAPNLITIIGLLINIFTTLLLVCYCPTATEQAPPWAYIACACGLFIYQSLDAIDGKQARRTNSSTPLGELFDHGCDSLSTVFVVLGTCIAVQLGTNPDWMFFCCFAGTFMFYCAHWQTYVSGTLRFGIFDVTESMLCTVAIQLLTATLGPSFWNSTIPILNIQVKIFPALCTVAGTIFSCTNYFGVIFTGGVGKNGSTIAGTSVLSPFLHIGSVIALAAMIYKKSAVQLFERHPCLYILTFGFVSAKITNKLVVAHMTKSEMYLYDTAFIGPALLFLDQYFNSFIDEYIVLWIALILSLFDLLRYCVSVCNQIAAHLHIHVFRIKGCPTHSNHH